A region from the Arthrobacter roseus genome encodes:
- a CDS encoding BMP family lipoprotein, whose translation MKKSPRTIKRGTGTATALFAASALLLSACGAPPAEDAAQDKSANSDYTGCIVSDSGGFDDRSFNQSSYEGIQKAKDDLGIKVLEAESSAETDFGPNVNSMVTSGCDLIVTVGYLLSSTTKEAATANPDTNFAIVDDNQIDLPNVKPIIYDTAQAAFMAGYLAAGTTETGKVATYGGIQIPTVTIFMDGFAEGVNYYNEQKDEDVQLLGWNKEAQTGTFIGDFENTTKGKTNTKNFANEGADIIMPVAGPVGLGTLDAVTELQAAGKDMKVIWVDSDGYLTVPNGKEFILTSVMKLMGEAVEEVIKTDVEGNFSNEPYVGTLDNGGVALAPFHDMEDAVADDMKSELDKIKADIISGEISVESEASPK comes from the coding sequence TTGAAGAAATCACCTCGCACTATTAAGCGCGGCACGGGTACGGCTACTGCCCTGTTCGCGGCGTCCGCACTCTTGTTGTCCGCCTGCGGCGCCCCGCCTGCGGAGGACGCTGCGCAGGACAAGAGCGCCAACAGCGACTACACCGGTTGTATCGTCTCGGACTCCGGTGGATTTGACGACCGCTCGTTCAACCAGTCCAGCTATGAGGGCATTCAAAAAGCCAAGGATGACCTCGGTATCAAGGTACTCGAAGCCGAATCATCGGCCGAGACCGACTTTGGCCCGAACGTTAATTCAATGGTGACCAGCGGTTGCGATTTGATCGTGACGGTGGGTTACCTGCTCTCTAGCACCACCAAAGAAGCCGCGACGGCTAACCCTGACACCAACTTCGCCATCGTGGATGACAACCAGATTGACCTTCCGAACGTCAAGCCGATTATTTATGACACGGCCCAGGCCGCGTTCATGGCTGGTTACCTGGCCGCCGGAACCACAGAAACGGGCAAAGTAGCGACCTACGGTGGCATCCAGATCCCTACCGTCACTATTTTCATGGACGGTTTTGCTGAAGGCGTGAATTACTACAATGAGCAGAAGGACGAGGACGTTCAGCTCCTGGGCTGGAACAAGGAAGCCCAGACCGGAACCTTCATCGGGGACTTCGAGAACACCACCAAGGGCAAGACGAACACCAAGAACTTCGCCAACGAGGGCGCCGACATCATTATGCCGGTGGCCGGACCTGTTGGACTTGGAACCCTCGATGCAGTCACCGAGCTGCAGGCGGCCGGGAAGGACATGAAAGTTATCTGGGTAGACTCCGACGGGTACCTGACGGTTCCCAATGGTAAAGAGTTCATCCTGACTTCCGTTATGAAGCTCATGGGCGAGGCCGTTGAGGAAGTTATCAAGACAGACGTCGAGGGTAACTTCAGCAACGAACCCTACGTAGGAACCCTGGATAACGGTGGAGTTGCCCTCGCGCCGTTCCATGATATGGAAGATGCGGTTGCGGACGACATGAAGTCCGAACTCGACAAGATCAAGGCCGACATCATTTCTGGTGAGATCTCGGTAGAGTCCGAGGCCAGCCCCAAGTAA
- a CDS encoding amidohydrolase has product MQTSTAEENPLATVGPLVAPLLESLVEFRRDIHANPELSHKEFRTTDRIYAALLKAGLAPRRLEKTGVMVDIGTGPIAIALRADIDALPILEETGLPYESRNEGITHACGHDIHTTVMLGVARVLAQLDAEAPLSARIRVIFQPAEETMPGGALDVISQGVLTDVPRILALHCDPRIDVGKVGTRIGAITSASDTIRIELTGRGGHTSRPYLTEDMVFALAQIAVNVPAVLSRRVDVRSGVSVVWGQISAGSAPNAIPAHGFMSGTMRCLDNEAWFAAGELLDSVVKQVAAPYGVAVDLQHTRGVPPVINSETETRLIEVAARAELGEESVVLTPQSMGGEDFAWMTQKVQGAMMRLGTRTPGGETYDLHRGDYSPDEQAIGCGVRVMAGAAVRAVFPTGVA; this is encoded by the coding sequence GTGCAGACTTCAACAGCTGAAGAGAATCCACTAGCCACCGTAGGCCCGTTGGTTGCGCCCCTACTTGAGTCTCTTGTTGAGTTCAGACGTGACATTCACGCCAATCCGGAACTTTCCCACAAAGAATTCCGCACAACGGACCGCATCTATGCTGCACTTCTGAAGGCGGGACTGGCACCACGGCGTCTGGAGAAGACCGGAGTCATGGTAGACATCGGGACCGGGCCGATTGCGATTGCGCTGCGCGCTGATATCGATGCGCTGCCGATTCTTGAGGAGACTGGTCTTCCGTATGAGTCCCGCAATGAGGGCATCACGCACGCCTGCGGACATGACATTCACACAACGGTCATGCTTGGTGTGGCCCGCGTGCTGGCGCAGCTCGATGCCGAGGCCCCGTTGTCTGCACGGATTCGCGTTATTTTCCAGCCGGCCGAGGAGACAATGCCCGGCGGGGCCCTCGACGTTATCAGCCAGGGCGTCCTGACCGATGTTCCCCGTATTCTGGCGTTGCACTGTGATCCCCGAATCGACGTGGGAAAAGTCGGTACTCGCATCGGCGCCATCACCTCGGCCTCGGACACCATTCGTATTGAGCTAACGGGCCGAGGAGGTCATACTTCCCGGCCGTACTTGACCGAGGACATGGTTTTCGCACTTGCCCAGATCGCCGTGAACGTCCCTGCGGTGCTGTCCCGACGGGTGGATGTCCGAAGTGGCGTTTCGGTGGTGTGGGGGCAGATCAGTGCCGGTTCGGCACCCAACGCAATTCCGGCGCACGGATTTATGTCCGGCACCATGCGGTGTCTGGACAATGAAGCGTGGTTCGCAGCTGGTGAGTTGCTGGACTCTGTGGTCAAACAGGTCGCCGCTCCTTATGGCGTCGCAGTGGATCTGCAACACACCCGGGGGGTGCCTCCCGTGATCAATTCGGAGACGGAAACGCGCCTGATTGAGGTGGCCGCACGTGCGGAACTGGGTGAGGAGTCTGTGGTCTTGACGCCTCAGTCAATGGGTGGTGAGGACTTCGCCTGGATGACACAGAAAGTACAGGGAGCCATGATGCGCCTCGGCACCAGGACACCCGGCGGTGAAACCTATGATCTGCACCGAGGGGACTATTCCCCGGATGAGCAGGCAATAGGTTGCGGGGTCCGCGTCATGGCCGGAGCCGCAGTGCGGGCTGTCTTTCCTACCGGAGTCGCATAG
- a CDS encoding VTT domain-containing protein, with the protein MESTIEFVNGLNAFIVGAAEQPWVYVLVFACCTLDGFFPPVPSESVVVGLGSVVASAGSPNVWLLILVAGLGAFVGDNIAYLIGRAIGTTRFAWMRRPRMQRSFAWARYELDKRAASLIMIARFIPIGRVAVNLAAGATRYSRRRFLFLTTISAVAWSSYSVGIGMFFGQWFAHNHSLGATLAIACAVIIGFTVDRVIAAVRGEPGRGTYAGESTAARTDDRAERARVQ; encoded by the coding sequence GTGGAATCGACGATCGAATTTGTCAACGGTCTGAATGCGTTCATTGTCGGTGCGGCCGAACAGCCTTGGGTCTACGTCCTGGTCTTTGCATGCTGCACCCTGGACGGGTTCTTCCCTCCGGTCCCGTCGGAATCGGTGGTGGTGGGACTCGGCTCGGTGGTGGCTAGCGCTGGATCCCCCAACGTCTGGCTTCTCATTCTGGTAGCGGGCCTTGGTGCTTTCGTCGGAGACAACATCGCGTATCTGATTGGGCGCGCCATTGGTACAACCCGGTTTGCTTGGATGCGCCGCCCCAGAATGCAGCGGTCCTTTGCGTGGGCGCGCTATGAACTCGACAAACGGGCTGCCTCGCTGATCATGATCGCCCGGTTCATTCCCATTGGGCGGGTGGCCGTAAATCTGGCTGCCGGAGCCACGAGGTATTCCCGCCGTCGATTCCTGTTTCTCACCACTATCTCAGCGGTCGCCTGGTCGTCATACTCTGTGGGCATCGGCATGTTCTTTGGGCAGTGGTTTGCCCACAACCACTCGCTCGGCGCTACTCTGGCTATCGCGTGCGCTGTCATCATCGGTTTTACCGTGGACAGGGTCATCGCGGCGGTGCGGGGAGAGCCCGGGCGGGGCACGTATGCCGGGGAAAGTACAGCAGCCCGAACGGATGACCGGGCGGAGCGGGCTCGCGTACAGTAA
- a CDS encoding cytidine deaminase: MPNAVDWEALTKAARQAMEQAYVPYSRYPVGAAALTEDGRVVSGCNVENASYGLTLCAECSLVSQLQMTGGGRLVAFSCVDGEGNVLMPCGRCRQLLYEFRAPHMQLLTVSGVKTMDEVLPDAFGPENLSQ; this comes from the coding sequence ATCCCCAACGCGGTGGACTGGGAGGCCCTCACCAAGGCTGCCCGGCAAGCGATGGAACAAGCTTATGTGCCGTACTCAAGATATCCAGTGGGGGCGGCTGCGCTGACCGAGGACGGCCGGGTGGTCTCCGGCTGCAATGTCGAGAATGCATCCTATGGCCTGACGTTGTGTGCAGAGTGTTCGCTGGTCAGTCAGCTGCAAATGACCGGCGGCGGTCGTTTGGTTGCGTTCAGCTGCGTGGACGGAGAGGGCAACGTCCTTATGCCGTGTGGACGGTGCCGGCAGCTCCTGTATGAATTCCGGGCACCGCACATGCAGTTATTGACGGTGAGCGGCGTAAAGACCATGGATGAGGTGCTTCCGGACGCATTTGGTCCGGAGAACCTCTCCCAATAG
- a CDS encoding thymidine phosphorylase, whose protein sequence is MSQRRAENFDAVDIIRTKRDKGTLTRQQIDWTIDAYTRGIIADEQMSALNMAILLNGMDHEEISAWTAAMIASGERMDFSALGKPTSDKHSTGGVGDKITLPLAPLVAVFGVAVPQLSGRGLGHTGGTLDKLESIPGWRANLSNEEMMRQLHDVGAVICAAGAGLAPADKKLYSLRDVTGTVEAIPLIASSIMSKKIAEGTGSLVLDVKVGSGAFMKDERRGRELAETMVALGKDAGVNTVALLTNMETPLGLTAGNAIEVEESVEVLAGGGPEDVVELTVRLAEEMLACAGVHDADPAAALRDGRAMDLWRRMIAAQNGDPDAALPVARESETVLAPADGVLVGLDAMAVGLAAWRLGAGRARKEDAVQAGAGIRLHAKPGAVVRAGEPLMTLLTDTPEKFDRAREALTDAVTIAPEGARAGQQLIIDRIS, encoded by the coding sequence ATGAGCCAGAGGCGAGCAGAAAATTTCGATGCAGTAGACATCATCAGGACCAAACGGGACAAGGGAACCCTCACCCGCCAGCAGATCGACTGGACCATTGATGCCTACACCCGCGGGATCATCGCGGATGAGCAGATGTCTGCGCTCAACATGGCGATCCTCCTCAACGGGATGGACCACGAGGAAATTTCGGCCTGGACCGCGGCCATGATTGCCAGCGGAGAACGGATGGACTTCTCTGCACTGGGCAAGCCGACATCGGATAAACACTCGACGGGCGGTGTTGGCGACAAGATCACGTTGCCTCTTGCGCCTCTCGTCGCAGTCTTCGGTGTGGCTGTGCCGCAACTATCCGGCAGGGGCCTTGGCCATACGGGCGGGACCCTGGACAAACTCGAGTCCATCCCGGGCTGGCGGGCCAACCTCTCCAACGAGGAGATGATGCGACAGCTCCATGATGTCGGCGCTGTCATCTGCGCGGCGGGAGCGGGTCTGGCCCCAGCGGATAAGAAGCTCTATTCCCTGCGCGATGTTACCGGCACAGTAGAAGCGATTCCCCTCATTGCCTCGTCGATCATGAGTAAGAAAATCGCCGAGGGCACCGGTTCACTGGTTCTGGATGTGAAGGTCGGTTCGGGCGCGTTCATGAAGGACGAGCGCAGAGGGCGGGAGCTGGCCGAAACCATGGTTGCCCTGGGGAAGGACGCCGGCGTCAATACTGTGGCTTTGCTGACCAATATGGAGACGCCCCTGGGCCTCACGGCGGGTAACGCCATCGAGGTCGAGGAATCTGTCGAGGTTCTCGCCGGAGGAGGCCCGGAGGACGTCGTCGAACTCACCGTGCGTCTTGCTGAAGAAATGCTTGCCTGCGCCGGCGTCCATGATGCTGATCCGGCAGCCGCCCTCCGGGACGGCCGAGCCATGGATCTCTGGCGTCGGATGATCGCGGCTCAGAACGGAGATCCTGACGCCGCGCTACCGGTAGCCCGGGAATCAGAGACTGTGTTGGCCCCGGCCGACGGCGTGCTGGTGGGACTTGACGCCATGGCCGTTGGCCTAGCAGCTTGGCGGCTAGGAGCGGGCCGTGCCCGCAAAGAAGACGCAGTCCAGGCAGGGGCCGGGATACGGCTCCACGCGAAGCCCGGCGCCGTGGTTCGGGCCGGAGAGCCGCTGATGACACTGTTGACAGACACCCCGGAAAAATTCGATCGTGCCAGAGAAGCACTGACAGATGCGGTAACGATCGCACCGGAAGGGGCACGAGCGGGGCAGCAGCTCATCATCGACCGGATCTCCTGA
- a CDS encoding ABC transporter permease yields MSGDNTPQEQDLEKETAAETDGGTHARSPAAAGTNPSESQGKASSVLQQIMGGSGIVSVLAVVLSMILGGLLIAVTNERVTATALYFFTRPMDMLAAAWNAASSAYVALFKGAIFNSDADTVSAMFRPFTETLTVATPLVLAGLGVALAFRAGLFNIGAQGQIVLGATFAGWVGFTLDLPVGVHLVVAIIAGFVGGALWGGIAGVLKARTGAHEVIVTIMLNYIAINLVAFLLFTPAFQNPGSSNPISPPIKETALFPLLLGSGFRLHLGFLVALAATYGIWWLLNRSTIGFELRAVGANPHAARTAGISVAKGYIVVMLIAGGLAGLAGVAQISGTERVLTGGIAASFGFDAITVALLGRSHPWGVFFAGILFGAFRAGGVQMQTQTGTPIDIVLVVQSLIVLFIAAPPLVKAIFRIDVKKKKKRQPRVAATVGGAA; encoded by the coding sequence ATGAGCGGCGACAACACACCTCAGGAGCAGGACCTGGAAAAGGAAACTGCAGCAGAGACCGACGGCGGCACGCACGCACGCTCGCCTGCTGCCGCGGGAACCAACCCCAGCGAGTCACAGGGCAAGGCGAGCTCTGTTCTTCAGCAGATCATGGGTGGCAGCGGAATCGTTTCCGTGTTGGCTGTTGTCCTGTCCATGATCTTGGGTGGGCTGCTGATCGCTGTCACCAACGAGCGGGTGACAGCAACGGCGTTGTATTTCTTCACCCGCCCCATGGACATGCTGGCAGCGGCGTGGAACGCGGCGAGCAGCGCCTATGTGGCCCTGTTCAAGGGAGCTATCTTCAACAGCGACGCCGACACGGTCTCTGCGATGTTCCGGCCTTTCACCGAAACCCTGACCGTCGCAACGCCGCTGGTGCTCGCCGGACTTGGTGTGGCTCTGGCGTTTCGCGCCGGACTGTTCAACATCGGCGCCCAGGGCCAGATCGTCTTGGGTGCAACGTTCGCCGGCTGGGTAGGGTTCACCCTGGATCTGCCGGTCGGTGTGCACCTGGTGGTCGCTATCATCGCGGGCTTCGTCGGCGGTGCGCTCTGGGGCGGTATTGCCGGTGTGCTGAAGGCACGAACCGGGGCACACGAGGTCATTGTGACCATCATGCTCAACTACATTGCCATCAACCTGGTGGCCTTCCTGTTGTTTACCCCCGCTTTCCAGAATCCGGGGTCCTCAAACCCCATCAGTCCGCCGATCAAGGAAACGGCGCTCTTCCCGCTGCTACTGGGTAGCGGATTCCGTCTTCACCTGGGCTTCCTCGTGGCACTTGCTGCAACGTACGGGATCTGGTGGCTACTCAATCGGTCGACCATCGGATTTGAGCTCCGCGCGGTCGGAGCGAATCCTCATGCAGCCCGGACCGCTGGAATCAGTGTGGCCAAGGGTTACATCGTCGTCATGCTGATCGCCGGAGGGCTCGCTGGTTTAGCTGGGGTTGCCCAGATATCTGGTACTGAGCGGGTCCTCACGGGAGGAATTGCGGCGAGTTTTGGTTTTGACGCGATCACCGTGGCATTGCTGGGTCGCTCCCACCCCTGGGGTGTGTTCTTTGCAGGGATTCTCTTCGGAGCGTTCCGTGCCGGTGGCGTACAGATGCAGACGCAGACCGGAACCCCCATAGACATCGTTCTGGTGGTGCAGTCACTGATCGTCCTGTTCATCGCAGCGCCTCCGTTGGTCAAAGCGATTTTCCGCATTGACGTGAAGAAAAAGAAGAAGCGCCAGCCGCGCGTGGCGGCAACGGTTGGAGGTGCGGCATGA
- a CDS encoding ATP-binding cassette domain-containing protein: protein MKLELQGITKKFGSMVANDHIDLVVEPGTVHCLLGENGAGKSTLMNVLYGLYEPTEGSILVDGRPVTFKGPGDAMAAGIGMVHQHFMLIPVFTVAENVALGDEATRLGGVLDLKETRKKIREISDQYQFDVDPDALVEDLPVGVQQRVEIIKALVRNAKVLILDEPTAVLTPKESDKLMGIIGQLKAGGTSIVFISHKLREVKAVSDVITVIRRGKVVATAEPSTSTTELASMMVGREVNLSLNKAPAQPGKPTFDVKRLTVLSSTGYKMVDDVSFTIFEGEILAVAGVQGNGQTELTEAILGLQDHVRGSIKLNGIELLGKSVRDVIRQGVGFVPEDRQEDGLVGAFTIAENLILNWYDESPFAKGLTMKPVVVRENAEKKILEYDVRTESALADASTLSGGNQQKVVLARELSRPLKLFIASQPTRGVDVGSIEFLHKRIVAERDGGTPVLIVSTELDEVSELADRIAVMFHGQLMGIVPGNTTRDVLGLMMAGMTGDEALAQTSSSTAVDPGGQQ, encoded by the coding sequence GTGAAACTCGAACTTCAGGGAATTACCAAAAAATTCGGATCCATGGTGGCCAATGACCACATTGACCTTGTGGTTGAACCCGGGACAGTTCACTGCCTTCTGGGGGAAAATGGCGCCGGGAAATCGACCCTCATGAACGTCCTCTACGGACTCTACGAACCGACCGAGGGGTCCATCCTCGTAGATGGCAGACCTGTGACCTTCAAGGGTCCCGGCGATGCCATGGCCGCGGGCATTGGGATGGTCCACCAACACTTCATGTTGATCCCGGTCTTCACAGTGGCGGAGAATGTTGCTCTGGGCGACGAAGCGACCAGGCTGGGCGGCGTTCTGGATCTGAAGGAGACGCGCAAGAAAATCCGCGAAATCTCGGATCAGTATCAGTTCGACGTCGATCCGGATGCGCTGGTGGAAGATCTGCCGGTTGGCGTTCAGCAGCGGGTAGAGATCATCAAGGCGCTGGTCCGCAATGCGAAAGTGCTCATCCTCGATGAACCGACGGCGGTTCTTACGCCCAAGGAATCCGACAAGCTGATGGGCATTATCGGCCAGCTGAAAGCAGGCGGCACCTCGATCGTCTTCATCTCGCACAAGCTGCGTGAGGTCAAAGCCGTTTCGGATGTCATCACTGTTATTCGCCGCGGAAAAGTTGTCGCTACTGCTGAGCCCTCCACATCGACAACGGAACTCGCGTCGATGATGGTTGGCCGAGAGGTCAACCTCAGCCTCAACAAGGCTCCAGCGCAGCCCGGGAAGCCCACCTTCGACGTCAAGCGCCTTACCGTGCTGTCCTCCACGGGCTATAAAATGGTCGACGACGTCTCTTTCACCATTTTCGAGGGTGAGATCCTCGCCGTCGCCGGTGTTCAGGGCAACGGCCAGACTGAGCTGACCGAGGCGATTCTTGGGCTTCAGGACCACGTACGCGGGTCGATCAAGCTCAATGGTATTGAACTTCTAGGAAAATCTGTCCGGGATGTCATCCGTCAGGGCGTGGGTTTCGTCCCTGAAGACCGGCAGGAAGACGGCCTCGTCGGTGCGTTCACCATTGCGGAGAACTTGATCCTGAACTGGTATGACGAGTCCCCCTTCGCGAAGGGACTCACCATGAAACCTGTTGTTGTCCGCGAAAACGCGGAGAAGAAGATCCTGGAGTACGACGTTCGCACGGAGTCGGCATTAGCTGACGCCAGCACCCTCTCGGGCGGAAATCAGCAGAAAGTCGTTCTCGCGCGCGAGCTGTCGCGTCCGCTGAAACTCTTCATCGCGTCACAGCCCACGCGCGGAGTCGACGTCGGATCCATCGAATTCCTGCACAAGCGTATTGTGGCGGAGCGCGATGGCGGCACTCCCGTTCTGATCGTCTCCACCGAACTCGATGAAGTCAGCGAACTCGCAGACCGAATCGCCGTCATGTTCCATGGCCAGCTCATGGGGATTGTGCCAGGTAACACCACCCGCGACGTTCTTGGCCTGATGATGGCGGGGATGACCGGAGATGAGGCTCTGGCACAGACTTCCAGTAGCACCGCAGTAGACCCGGGAGGGCAGCAATGA
- a CDS encoding mannose-1-phosphate guanylyltransferase, with the protein MNTDQPSPGNLADLDRFYGVIPAGGVGTRLWPLSRAAAPKFLHDLTGSGSTLIRATYDRLAPLSGDKIMVVTGTVHRKAVLKQLPELQKSNLVLESEPKDSAAAIGLAAAILHRRDPAIIMGSFAADQVITPVGIFQDAVRQAVHTAAQGYIVTIGIQPTHPSTGFGYIHAGKPLGIVGAPDAHTVDEFVEKPSATVAAGYLAEGGYSWNAGMFVAPVDLMLKHLQANEPELFAGLTEIAEAWDTPRRVEVARRVWPTLPKIAIDYAVAEPAAAAGDVAMIPGTFGWDDVGDFAAIGRLNPASEDSKVTVMGEGARVYSENASGVVVSDTKRVIALIGIDDVVVVDTPDALLVTTKEHAQEVKKAVEHLRASGDTDVL; encoded by the coding sequence ATGAATACTGACCAGCCCAGCCCAGGTAACCTCGCGGATCTTGACCGTTTTTACGGCGTCATTCCGGCTGGAGGTGTAGGTACGCGTCTGTGGCCGCTCTCAAGAGCGGCGGCTCCCAAGTTCCTCCACGACCTCACGGGGTCCGGGAGCACGTTGATTCGGGCAACCTATGACCGGTTAGCACCTCTGAGCGGTGACAAGATCATGGTGGTTACCGGCACTGTGCACCGAAAGGCTGTTCTCAAACAGCTGCCTGAATTGCAGAAGTCCAACCTCGTCCTCGAGAGTGAACCCAAGGATTCGGCTGCAGCCATTGGGCTTGCAGCGGCCATCCTGCACCGCAGAGACCCGGCCATCATCATGGGTTCCTTTGCCGCAGACCAGGTCATCACGCCCGTTGGAATCTTCCAGGACGCCGTTCGGCAGGCGGTGCATACAGCGGCGCAGGGCTACATAGTGACCATCGGAATTCAGCCAACTCATCCCTCTACCGGTTTTGGTTACATCCATGCTGGTAAGCCTCTAGGCATTGTCGGCGCCCCGGATGCCCACACAGTGGATGAGTTCGTGGAGAAGCCTTCCGCCACTGTCGCTGCTGGGTACCTCGCCGAGGGTGGCTATAGCTGGAACGCGGGAATGTTTGTGGCGCCGGTCGATCTGATGCTGAAGCATCTGCAGGCCAACGAGCCGGAGCTCTTCGCCGGACTCACGGAGATCGCTGAGGCGTGGGATACCCCGCGGAGAGTTGAAGTTGCCAGACGGGTCTGGCCAACGTTGCCCAAGATCGCCATTGACTATGCCGTTGCCGAACCAGCTGCCGCCGCCGGAGACGTGGCTATGATCCCGGGTACCTTCGGCTGGGACGATGTAGGGGACTTCGCCGCCATTGGTCGACTGAATCCAGCATCGGAAGACAGCAAAGTCACTGTCATGGGTGAGGGGGCTCGGGTGTACTCGGAGAACGCCTCGGGAGTCGTGGTCTCAGATACCAAGCGCGTGATCGCGTTAATCGGAATTGACGATGTGGTGGTGGTAGATACCCCTGACGCGCTGCTGGTGACTACTAAGGAACACGCTCAGGAAGTGAAGAAGGCTGTGGAGCATCTTAGGGCAAGCGGAGACACCGACGTCCTGTAG
- a CDS encoding ABC transporter permease — protein sequence MSTATAESHAETTTPHAVVRNWKAPVGFGIGALVSLLVFAIGSPAKTAIFRISADDDRFRLQDVHLPATTVGWVVTIALTALAVYAFLQVRKGVHISRWAAAAYALFFVTGFLTWVVGSANTPSISLGGLVAGSVTLAVPLIFGSMSGVLCERSGVVNIAIEGQLLSGAFAAAVAGSISGSAFVGLIAAALAGMLVSVVLAMFSIKYFVNQIIVGVVLNVLVSGVTGFLASTLLSRDPQVWNNPPRLPDISIPLLSDIPIIGPILFKQSIVGYLMYIIVIVIYLGLYYTKWGLRLRAVGEHPQAADTVGINVNRWRFWNVVLGGGVAGLGGAFYTLVAVSSFTPDMTAGQGYIALAALIFGRWNPIGAFFASLLFGFATNLQYVLSIVGTSVPSQFLAMLPYIVTILAVAGLVGKSRAPAASGIPYVKE from the coding sequence ATGAGTACGGCTACTGCTGAATCACACGCGGAAACCACGACACCTCACGCGGTAGTGAGGAACTGGAAGGCGCCCGTTGGCTTTGGCATCGGTGCACTGGTGTCACTGCTCGTGTTCGCGATCGGAAGCCCGGCCAAGACGGCCATCTTCCGCATTTCGGCCGACGACGATCGTTTCCGACTTCAGGACGTTCATTTACCCGCGACGACGGTGGGATGGGTTGTCACGATCGCCCTGACCGCCCTAGCGGTTTACGCGTTCCTGCAGGTCCGGAAGGGCGTCCATATTTCACGCTGGGCGGCAGCGGCGTACGCTCTTTTCTTTGTCACAGGCTTCCTCACCTGGGTGGTGGGCAGTGCCAACACCCCGAGCATCTCGCTCGGCGGCTTGGTCGCGGGTTCTGTCACGCTCGCCGTGCCGTTGATTTTCGGCTCCATGTCAGGTGTTCTGTGCGAGCGTTCCGGGGTGGTGAACATCGCCATCGAGGGGCAGCTTCTCTCTGGTGCATTCGCTGCCGCCGTTGCCGGTTCAATCTCCGGCAGTGCGTTCGTCGGGCTCATCGCAGCGGCGCTTGCCGGGATGCTGGTGTCGGTGGTGCTCGCGATGTTCAGCATCAAGTATTTCGTGAATCAGATCATCGTTGGCGTGGTTCTCAACGTTCTTGTGTCCGGAGTGACGGGCTTTCTGGCGTCTACATTGCTCAGCCGTGATCCCCAGGTGTGGAACAACCCGCCGCGGTTGCCGGACATCAGCATTCCGCTGCTCTCAGATATCCCCATCATCGGGCCCATCCTGTTCAAACAGAGCATTGTCGGTTACCTGATGTACATCATTGTTATCGTCATCTACCTTGGCCTCTACTACACAAAGTGGGGCCTTCGGCTCCGAGCTGTGGGCGAGCATCCGCAGGCCGCGGACACCGTGGGCATCAACGTGAATCGCTGGAGATTCTGGAACGTGGTTCTTGGCGGCGGAGTTGCGGGTCTGGGAGGCGCTTTTTACACCCTTGTTGCCGTTAGTAGCTTCACACCGGATATGACGGCTGGACAGGGCTATATTGCCCTGGCGGCGCTCATCTTTGGACGGTGGAATCCCATCGGCGCATTCTTCGCCTCACTGCTCTTCGGGTTCGCAACGAACCTGCAATACGTGCTGTCCATCGTGGGGACGTCGGTGCCGAGCCAGTTTCTGGCCATGCTGCCGTACATCGTCACGATTCTGGCCGTCGCCGGGTTGGTCGGGAAGTCCCGCGCTCCGGCAGCAAGCGGCATCCCCTACGTCAAGGAGTAA